The genomic stretch ATTGTCAAATTATGGATTCGATATATGGTGATCTACCGATGCATAGAGTTAAATTCAATACAGGTCTAGAATATGAGTACCAGACAAATTATAAGATCCTACAATCTTGTTTCACAAGACATCATATTGATAAGACTGTGTACGTTGAGAGATTAATCCGTTGTAGATTTCAagataatttagaatttttgcaatggattaaaaaatattggtcTCAAAATAAGGATGCTTCAGAATATAATCCTGAATCAAGAAGACATATGAGCGCGAATCCTACTACATCTTCTCACACaagaaatatatcaaaCCGCCCCACTTCAAGATCAACTTCaactaattttaataataacaataataatactggTAATAACACCTTATCGGTATCTAAAAGAAGAGTGAGTGGGAATGTAACAGGTGCTTCGCGGGGTTATGGCTCCTCTCAATATAACAACAATACCAATAATTTACGAAGCTCGAGTGGATACAATAGCgctagtaataataatactaataacaatagAAATTATTCAACTGAGCAAATAACTAAATTACAAACTCAATTATCTACAGCCCAAAGTGAAATAAAGGATTTGAagaatgataatgaaaaatggaAAGAGACTGTAGAAGTAGCTCAAAGAGAACGTGATTTTTATTTCGGTAAATTAAgagatattgaaatttttactCTTGCAACtttagatttaattaaagaaggTACCCAACCATCAGaaacaattgatttaaCTAATGCATTAACAaagattcaaaatatattatatgcTACAGAGGAAGGATTTTATGAAGCAccaattgaagaagatcTACCATCagatattaaaacaaatgatAATGGCCATACTCATCTCAGTGAACAACCTACATCAAACTCATATTCCATAAATATTCAACCTGAAAATACAGCCCCTAATGAAAGCACTAATCAtctaattataaataataatgataatcaAAACATTTTTAATGACAGGGCAACAGATCCTGGAAGTCTCACAAGTGGAAATATGCCTctaaatgatgatgaaatgttttaaattcgTATTAACGtatctattaatatttagatgtaatacaaattaaaatataacttTCATTAAAAGTAAGAAATCTGATAAACACTAATGTAACTCGCCGTTGTAACTATTCTAataacatatatataataatgataataactTGGGCATATATAATTCTACTTGTTATAACTTGGCATatgtaatattataatatacataatagagtttaataatattatactctcatgaaaattaaagatatttttttacaagTATATATTCAGAGCCATAAAATAGCTAGCGAAATATGGAAAATGGATTAAATGCACGCATCTAATATGATAAGAAGAGTGAAATATTTGTaggattaataattttcattaagaatatataataatttatggGGAGATATTTAAAACTGTCTTGCCATGGTCCTATAATTAGCTGTAGGGGTCATTTGCTGTTCCCAATTTCCATGCTGTTTtatactttatttttattttttacaaattatTACTCAACTAAACTTGCTGATGTAGGAATAATAAcataataatcatataATAGATTGAGGGTCAATgtctaaatattttgcaAAAGATTCGTTTTTTTCAGGGAATGGTCTTGGCCCTAATAATCTTATCATATCTGCTCgtgtaattttttctttcttcaaCAATTCTTTGGCAACTTTATCGAcgttttcaatattttccattAATAACTGTCTACATTTTGAATGAGCTTCATCCACAAATTTCTTGACTTCTAAATCAATCTTTCGAGCGGTCTTTTCACTGAATGGTTTATTTACTTGGAAGAAAGAATTTTCTGGATCATTATGATAGGAAACATAGCCTAAATCTGGTGACATACCCAATGCTGTTACCATGATACGGGCCATATCAGTGACTTTTCTAAAGTCATCATGTGCCCCACTTGTTACCGAGGGAAAATGTAATTCTTCTGAAACACGTCCACCTAAAGCCATAATCATCCTATGTTTATATTGATCTTTTGTAACTAAGTATTGATCAGCTGGTAAATATTGAGCGTAACCTAGAGCACCTTGCCCACGAGGAATAATTGAGACTTTTAAAAGAGGGTCTGCATGCTTTAAGAACCAACCACAAACAGCGTGACCAGCTTCATGATAAGCTACTGTTGTTTTTTCAGTAGGAGATAAAACTTTTGACTTCTTTTCTAAACCAGCAATTACTCTTTCAATAGCTTCTTCAAAGTGTGTGAATTGAACGTATGGGTCCATTTTTCTTGCTGCAATTAAGGCAGATTCATTACAAGCATTTGCAATGTCAGCACCAGTAAAACCGGGAGTTAAGGCAGCTAGTTTCCCAGctaataattgtttttgcTTGTCTTCAGAATATAGAGGATCTAagttcaattttttcaagtGAACCAAGTATATCAGTTTTCTACCTTCGACATCAGGAGCATCGATTTGAACATGTCTATCAAATCTACCTGGTCTCAATAGAGCTTTATCAAGAACATCAGGTCTATTAGTACCAGCAAGAACAACAACTTGATCACTTGTTGAAAACCCGTCCATTTCAACTAATAGTTGATTTAGAGTGGCTTCTctttcatcatttgaacCTCCTAAGCTACCATTTTTACCTCTTGCTTTACCAATAGCGTCAATTTCAtcaacaaaaataattgaaggAGCCATTTTACTTGCTTGCTCAAATAAATCACGAACTCTTGAGGCACCAACACCCACAAACATTTCAACAAATTCAGAACCAGATACTGATAAAAATGGTACCCCAGCTTCACCAGCAACTGCCTTGGCTAATAAAGTTTTACCTGTACCTGGTGGACCAGATAAGATAGCACCTCTGGGGATTTTAGCTCCTAATTCTGTGTATTTGTGAGgattttttaagaaatcaaCGAATTCCATAATTTCTTGCTTTGCTTCTTGACAACCGGCAACGTCTTTAAATGTGACCTTAACATCCGTCTCTTTATTAAAGAGATGAGCCTTTGACTTACCCACTCCAAATATTCCGTTGGTACCGCTGCCACCACCTCCATTTAAGTTGGATGCTCCATTTGCAACTTTTCTTgttatcaaatataaaccacctaataataagataGTTGGTACAAATGGTAATAAAATCTGGGACATTGAAACTCTAGTAACATAACTGATTGGGATTCtatcaaattttgaaatatttaattgatctTGTAATTGCTTTAATTGTTCTTCTAAAGCATCAACAGAACCGATAGTAAAAGAAACAACTGTATTagtattaattaattcgGCTTCAacataatatttgtttattacagtaatttttttcaccaAACCTTTTGAGACATAGTTGTTCTTGAAATCTTGAAAATTCATTTCATTACCCATAGGATCAGAgtttgatgatgaatttgaattgaataaagTAAATAAGACAGTAAAACCAATCGTCCAATAAATGGTATTCAAGAATTCTTtagatttcaaataatcacCGAGCGAATTATACTGTGGTTGATTGTTATTCTTCTTTGAAGGGTCTTGATCAGATCCATcattttgttgtttttgattattttttgtacTGTTGTTTCTGGAATTCTTTTCGTTTTGTTGGTTGAAACACTTAAAAGTAGACTTAAATTGTGAACAAGGTGAAGAATGAAATAGtttgatttgaattttggAAGGGTTTCTAGTAGAACCTAAAATGTTGCTTGTACTCCTATTATTAATGCATTTTCCCCTaagattattatcattatttatacGTTGGTGATACGATCGACTTATTATAGTCTTAGTGGGGTGTAATATTGGTAGTGAAGAGAATGTAGctaattttttactatGTATGGCATTAGCTTTAATAGTTACTCTGGTAGTTAACATCatcttgattatttaatgatattccTGTAAAAATAGAGAAGCCCCTAAATTAAAACAGAGGCAGTTACTTTTcacttttcaaaataatttttcccACGGTACAGCTGGTATTATTACAGAAGAATTTTTGTTAATTAATGTTTGATCTGTCACCTTTACTAACTACGCGATAGTTTATACATTCATCTAAAGCTTTTAATTATTTGCCTCTCTTAAATAACTAATATTTGCAATTACTAAAATTACGACCTTCTGGAATAATGAATATGCCAGTATTACCGAAAAAAAATCTGAGATTTTAGATTTTAGATCATGTGAAAAAAGATTAACAGAGTAAGCAATTAATGTACTGTTGttaatttccaaaaatagtatataagattatatatacaatggtaactttaatatctaacaaaatatattcgAAGACATATAATGATATGATCATGAACTGAATGGAGTTATTACTTAtaacaatattatatatttatttggttATTTAGAAAGGAATAAAAGACAAATACacattaaaaaattgttatagaatttttttgaagtaAGGTAGTATACGGATGAATTTTGTTCATAATAAGTTTTCCTTTTATATGCTGAATTGGAAACAAAGTCTTCAAGTCTTcgacttttttttctctttttcttttttctctatattcaattaaaaaaagtttatagTATTTAAGGCAAGGCAATTCAAAAACTTCATCTGCTGAACTCAATAAAATCTCTTggatatataaaatataaatgagAAAGTTACAATCTTACTTTCACAAAAACTTAATGTTCTATCGTACTATATTCTATAAAAAGGACAGGACTAACTAATTTCACATCTTACAACGTCTTATTTCTCATATGGAAGAAATACATAATTAGGTATCGAGACTTAGTATAAACTAAATTTGAAAACTCGTAAAATATCTTTACGtattttgaagaatcaaGATGTATATCAAATACCTTCTATATTTAtgtcaaaattattttatcaaaatagCATCCTATATCTAAAAAAAGGGGTTCTACTGTAATTACCCCCAGAGTCATTATTTACTGCTATTACCCGAATAAacgaatattttttatcaaaataataggGTTATCTAGTTACAAAATAagtttttgaattattaaatcaaatactATGTCTACtaatttgttaaatatattttcattcccattttgatatattttcaacAACTTATTTGACATTTTCTACATAATTAATGCATGCTTGCCAGATAAGACAAGCAAGATGCTCTAGGGTTTAAAAACTTTACTTAGTTAGAAACAAACTAACTCTAGCTGTTTCTCTGTCTTTATGtaataattccaaaaatatcTTTCACATAGCTattcatcaattttctGAAACTTCTACATCTAATATCTAATTGATGGTGTtgtagaagaaaaattatctatttaaaattttataattagagaaaattttaaacactttattatatataaacatGTTTTGCTATCCTCCAAGTTAAACAAATGtgtcatttaattttattacaagCTAGATATTTGATTTACTTGCTAAGTAGCCCACAGAAAAGTTTCTCGAAAGAATAACTCTTAGTAGCCACGATTAAAGTAAACTGAAATAGAAATACCACTTTTATAAGTTCAACTACAGCATGTTAAAACAAAGATTGAATGGTATACAACTGTGTTTTATAACTGGAGTTAGCCGGGTAATGCGACTACTCTAAGGGTTTCGCGTTAGGAAATTACCTTGGCGATATCATCTACGACGGATGTTTTTTGAATCCTGCAATTTtctattgaaatttgaaatttcgaTACTCATTGGGATAATGGAACGTCAAATGGAAAAACTAAATAATGACTGAAGCAAGAATTTACTCATTCatttataagaaaaatgagCTAGCGTCTATCATTGTTTATTAATCATTGATACTACTTCTTTCCTATTACgtataaactttttttccATTGTTCCTTACAACTTTTTTTACCTTAATTTTATACCACttatttttactatttcttgtttaaaagaattgagTAATTTAGTTAACATAAGCCCGTTTTATACCTAGGTTATTAAACAACTCACAAAAGCATAAATACACATCCAATAATCGTTTCACAATGGCTGGTGCTTTAGAAAATGCTCGTAAAGAAATCAAGAGAATTTCATTAGACGACCATGCTGAATCCGAATATGGTTTCATCTATTCTGTTTCAGGTcctgttgttgttgctgaACATATGATTGGTTGTGCCATGTATGAATTAGTTAAAGTTGGTCATGACACATTAGTTGGTGAAGTTATCAGAATTGATGGTGATAAAGCTACTATTCAAGTTTACGAAGAAACTTCTGGTATCAGTGTTGGTGATCCTGTTATTAGAACCGGTAAGCCTTTATCAGTTGAATTGGGTCCAGGTTTAATGGAAACCATTTATGATGGTATTCAAAGACCATTAAAGGGTATTAGAGAAAAGACTGAATCTATTTATATCCCAAGAGGTGTTGATGTTCCAGCTTTAAGTAGAACTATTAAATGGAATTACACTCCTGCCAAACTTAAGGTCGGTGATCATATCTCAGGTGGTGATATTTTCGGTTCTATTTTCGAAAATTCTTTACTTGATAACCATAAAATCTTGCTACCACCAAGAGCAAGAGGTACTATTACCTGGATTGCTGAAGCTGGTGAATACACAAtcgatgaaaaattattagaagttGAATTTGATGGAAAGAAATTCGACTACACTATGTACCACACATGGCCTGTTCGTGTTCCAAGACCAGTTGCTCAAAAATTATCTGCCAGCTACCCTCTATTGACTGGTCAAAGAGTTTTGGATGCTTTGTTCCCATGTGTTCAAGGTGGTACTACATGTATCCCAGGTGCTTTCGGTTGTGGTAAAACTGTTATTTCTCaatcattatcaaaatattctaaCTCAGATGCCATTATTTACACTGGTTGTGGTGAAAGAGGTAACGAAATGGCCGAAGTCTTGATGGAATTCCCAGAATTATATACTGAAATTAGTGGCCGTAAAGAACCTATTATGAAACGTACAATTTTAGTAGCAAATACTTCTAATATGCCAGTGGCAGCCAGAGAAGCTTCTATTTATACTGGTATCACGTTAGCTGAATACTTCAGAGATCAAGGTAAGGATGTTGCTATGATTGCTGACTCCTCATCTAGATGGGCCGAAGCTTTAAGAGAAATTTCTGGTCGTTTGGGTGAAATGCCTGCTGATCAAGGTTTCCCAGCTTATTTGGGTGCCAAATTGGCTTCTTTCTACGAAAGAGCTGGTAAAGCTACTGCCTTAGGTTCACCAGACCGTGTTGGTTCTGTTTCTATTGTTGCTGCCGTTTCTCCAGCTGGTGGTGATTTCTCCGATCCAGTTACTACTGCTACTTTAGGTATCACACAAGTATTTTGGGGTTTGGATAAGAAATTAGCACAAAGAAAGCATTTCCCATCTATCAACACTTCTGTCTCTTATTCTAAATACACCACTGTCTTGAACAAATTTTATGAATCAAACTACCCAGAATTTGCTACTTTGAGAAATCGTATTAAGGAAATATTGTCTAATGCTGAAGAACTGGAACAAGTCGTTCAATTAGTCGGTAAATCTGCCTTATCAGACAGCGATAAAATTACTTTGGATGTGGCTACTTTAATTAAGGAAGATTTCTTACAACAAAATGGTTACTCTTCATACGATGCCTTCTGTCCTATTTGGAAGACCTATGATATGATGAGATTATTTGTTTCTTACTACGATGAATCCCAAAAATCAGTTGCCAATGGTGCCATTTGGTCTAAATTAAGTGAAGCTACAAGTGATGTTAAGCATTCTGTCTCTTCATGTAAGTTTTTGGAACCAAGCAGAGGTGAACAAGAAGTTCATTCTGAATTCGAAAAATTAATGTCTAATCTTCAAGAGAGATTTGCCGAATCTACTGACTAAAGGATAGGTGATTGATAAAGTTGATTTATTGAACATTCACACCTTTATAAACTCTATAGATAAAAcctaattcaaaaaaataaaataatatataacgAAGTAGTTAAACAAGTATAACctaatttaaataacaCCTTGAAGTATCAATCCTAATTTCCTGTAATATATGTGGTAAGTTATAGATATTCTAGAACgctatttcttttaacttgaataatttattatagaATCATCAGACTTGATCTATCGTAGATTTGTTGTCCAgtaatgttttttttcccaaATTTATTAGACATATGAATggtatataaataataaaacaactctataaaaatattccttgtttatttttatactaTATtccagaaaaaaaattttctatatAATTGCCGTTTAATTTATAACATTTTAAGTATAATAAAGGTAAATTAGTTCATATGTTATGTTATTGctctttttaaaaagataGGCAATTATTCTCagttcttttctttttagatttagaaatatctttttattttatagaattgaaaaataataaaaattaatttaagaCTTCTTTAATTCTCTCCTTAATAACTTCTTTTTTGGAGTTCtatgtatatttatatatatctatatgaAGCATATGTTAACAATAAGGAACTGATCTACGTATCATTTGATTCTTAAATATAGCTGAGTTTGCATAAATAATTTGTGAAAGAAATTACCTTCTCCAAATATTGTCACCAATTTTTCCCATAGCTTAATAAGGCTCTCCAAAGTTACATTCTTTGGCGTTACTTTTTCTAgaatttaaagttttacGGACTTCAATATTTCCCTTGGGGCTATTTGTGAGATATTTTAGGGCAACAGAAAATATGCTCGGCAATGGAATTTGAGAAAAAAGCACGCAAAACAAATCTTACAAAAGATAAACAAaacatattttattgttaatCAATGCAGGTTTTGACTAAAATGCTAATACTTTCATCAGTAATAGTAGCATAGTTCGTCAGCTTAAAGAATACTTACAATAATTTGTATatgaaacaaatattaatattttgaattattaaatgaataatcataattcaaataaaaacgATGCTTCGATGCAGCTCGAAGATCAAAATTTCACCTCTAGtgataatcaaaatacaaaagagAATAATGAAAGtgattttcaatttaagAAAGTTAAGACATCAAAATTACATGGCATACCCACATTAGGGGAGCGTTTAGCTGAAGCCCAGAACGTTGTAAATGCAagaaaaatggaaaatttCGATTCTACTCTTGATGCAGAAAGATTATCATCCCAACCCATAAGCAATATGCAAAGTAATCCCGTTTTTTCACAATCATATCAATTACCAAGTTCTCAGCATATTCCACTATCAAGCTCTCAACAACCGATTCATATTTCGAATTCACAACCAATTCCTCTAACTTTACCTAATACCCAACCATTTCAAGTATCAAATACACAGCCTGTTTTCTTATATTATCCTACACAGTCGTATCAAAATGCTGCGAACATTGCTACCCCAATTAACCAGGCTAGTACAGCGGTTGCACAAGCTGTACAAACTACaaccaacaacaacaacaacaataataatgctCAAGAACATCATCCTCAACTAATGCCTGCACCAATGGTATATTCCTATGCTAACACAAACATGAATGTGGACACagataatagaaataataatattcccATACAGTCTCAAAATCAACTTAGAAACTTCCGGAAAATCGAGAGAATACCTCAAAACAACTATAACCATGCAGGAATATCTTCTCCTCATAAAGATATTCCAACTAATGAATTCTATAAATATgttaatactaataataataccaataatatgaatacTATTAGTAAAAATGGAATAGAAAATACAGAACAGGATATTAATTCAGAAGcattattaagaaaaaaactattCATTTGGTGCTTAATACGCTGttccaaaaaatataagataaaaaaactaaaaaacaagaaaaatgccataaattcaaaagtattttcaattctaaAAGAATTTGTTAAGAAGGTACGTTTACCACCACCTTCTTCAACAGTGGATGATAcatctattaatattgattgGAAGCTTGACTCTATTAAAGAAAGAGAATCCAGAAACTTTGACGGAAGTACTGATTCTGATCTGGATGCCGATAAATCGTTTAACGAAGTATTTGGTGATACTACAATTGATGAATCATTGGctcaaaaaatttcatcGATACAACCTACTGCAGCAAACTCTAAATTTAATGCTGAAAATTATACAACTTTATCAGCCAACATAGTACcgaataaaagaaatttcagTAATAGAAAACAATTAGAATTCTTGAGTAGTAAgattgaatatttgaataaagaACTTAATGAGTGGACCAACTTTCTAAAGCctgataatttcaataaaattataaatgtTTATTCAACAAAAGATTTCAAGATAAATAAAAGGGACAATGAAAGGGTTTATCTACGACAACaggaagaaattaaattcaacGAAAGTGTACTAAACATTAAGCAGAAATTTAATAGCTTTGAAAAGGAATCAGtccaattaaataaattttcaaaattactGGATAAAATAACAAAGTATAAAATAGAGCTGATAAATGATAGagtaatattagaaaatcaTAAGAAGTTTATCACTAGGAATAATCAAGTcaatagtaaaaaattattgcaAGTAATAGCAAATATAGCTATTTAGTCGTCTTCTGCATTGCATATTGtctttcatatatatatatatatatatatttatgaataatgtattttttcaaattcaatgtCCCATATTTATAGAAACGCTACTACTGTTAATTAGTTAAATTAATGGGTATATTGCTTATCTAATgtacaaatatataaatacaaGTGATATCTATAAGTATAAagttcttttattttaataggTATTTCTGCGCCAAGtctttaacttttttatcaaaaacTTCACTATTTATTGCTTGATCCATCTTATAAAAAGGATTCATCAATgttttgataaataattcatgAACACCAATAtaaaaagattttaattgaGCGTTATCCGGAGGAGTTGTGTGATGTACAGTTATCAATCTAGCGCCTTGATAAGTTACATATGCAGTGACCTGTGATCCATAAAAGTGATCCACGCAGCCTAGAAACAGATTATCCGGTCCATTAGCTCCTCCAGAATTGTtactatttgaattattgcTAGCATTACCACGGAGGAGTAATGCACCAAAACCCTGTGATGTATTGCTGTTAGCGGCTGCTCCGCCACCCCATTCAGTATCTGATACTATATCTAAAGCAGCATGTGCGATGAACGGTGACATATTTAAAGGATCATTTAAAAGGTTCCCAGAAGTAGTCCCACTGCTAGCTATACTGAGATTATTTAGATTGGCACCGTTGGAACTGGTATTGGTGTTACTATTTTCGATATCGATAGGTGAGCCTAGATGTACTTCATACAAAGGAGTGTCATTGTGCCCTATTATAACAAAATATGTTGACatcctttttattttttttattttttttttacgcctcagatatttatatgtactttatattattgaataatattgttCCTTCGAAAAGTATTGCTTAATTTAcctatttttctttgatatAGGCTATATTAACAGATAAATTGAAACGAATGtttctttgatttttcaGACTTCGGAATAACAgtgaattgaaatttcaagGGTTTAAAGGTTTAATAATTAGGgtaatatgtatatatagctaattgaaatttcacGAAAAAACATGAAAATTCCATCAAATTGTTGCtatctaatttaataaaccaGGAAGAATACTTGTCATAATAGACTGATCTTATGACAGCTGACATGGTTTCAACTACTGCCTTTTTTTGAGTCTTGAATAAAACTTGAACGTTTATAGAAATTTTGTAAGgatttttatattctagTAAATTGAAACGATAGTTTTTAAGCTATGAACTTTGAGAATTTCAGAAATAGTCATCCTAATGTTAATTTGAATACTGATTTGAGAATTACAAACTTGGGACTGCCTAATAGTAACACAAACAATCTACTAAATACAGCATTATTGAGAAATGAAGacaattcaaatttcaccacaaatattaatttgagTGATAATGagattgaagaagaaaatgaatgGTACAATGGTACAAAGGATAGAAGAGGCCCAGTAACCCCTCACGATGGATAGTTTATTCCACATCCTTGTGCGAACAATCAATATTGGGATGGCCAGGGATACAGAACTTTACATCATTATGGAACTACTATCCACGTCCCAATAAAAATTACCATTCTATTAAGAATGCAGAAGCTCTGAAGAATGAGATTGTACCAACTAAATCTTCTGAAGAGGGTAGTGTCGAAGCTTCTCTACGTGGACCAAAGGCTAGTAAGTGGAGACAAATTTGCcaagaagaaataaatgCATATACAAATACTGATTCGTTCGACCTTGTACTACCTCCATCTTCTCAACCTGTATTCGATTCATCTTGGAAGGTTGAGCAACGCGAAGTGGCTAGACATGGTGATAATGTAATGATGACGAACATTGCAAAGTTGCATGTGAAAGATACCTCCAAAGATACTACTTACATTCGCCCCTTTTCAACTAAGTTTGATTATGACTTATTTCGTTCATTTTTAGCTCTTTCTGCTAAGTTAGGGTTTCATATCAATCACTTACAATTTACTGACCCATGCCATGATGCAGTGCTCAGAAGTACTGATGAAATTTATGTGAAACAGCCCCCATTATTCAATTCCTCTACATACCCAAACCATGTTtggaaattgaagaagCCAATTCCTGGATTAAGGATTATTCCATTACGTTGGGCTGaaacaataaaagaaactttaatttatcttggGTTTAAAGAAGCAACTGCTacaagattttttttcaagcACATTCCCAATGACATTATACTTGCATTTCCATATGGTGAAAATGTATTATTTGCTTCGTCAGAAACTAGTATCCTAACTGAACTAAAGaagaagttaaaaaaaCGTTTTTCTTATAAAGATCAAGGcgaattaaaaaaaatctttgatttaaatattatgaaCAAGCCTAAACACTATATTTCAATCACATGTGATGATTATGTGAGCACTTTAATTGAACATTTCGATATGACTGTTGAAAAACCAATTTTAAAACCATTGCCatcaaaatttgattttactgataattcttcaccatatttagaaaaaaatactgaATACCATATTGTACTAGGTTATTTAACACATATCTCAGATATCGCTCGACCTGATATCTTAAGTTATGTTAATTTACTATCAAAATATGCGAAAAAGCCTCGTGCAATTCATTTTAATGCAACTCTTCAATTGTTAGGGTACGTTTTTACAACGAGAAACTTATCAATTAGATATACATATAAATCTCCGGatacaattaaattatacaGTAGTGGTTCTGAAATTTTAGCTCTAAATAAAACGTCGTTCACTTACAGTAATATGATACTTTTAGGAGACTCACCAATATCTTGGTATTCCAAACAAATTTCGGTCTTTAAATGTACATCATTGCCTGATGCTGAAATATTTGCTGCTGGTGTGGCTGTAAGGGAAGTTGACTGGCTAGATTATTTGATAGAggaa from Henningerozyma blattae CBS 6284 chromosome 4, complete genome encodes the following:
- the DSN1 gene encoding MIND complex subunit DSN1 (similar to Saccharomyces cerevisiae DSN1 (YIR010W); ancestral locus Anc_7.175): MNNHNSNKNDASMQLEDQNFTSSDNQNTKENNESDFQFKKVKTSKLHGIPTLGERLAEAQNVVNARKMENFDSTLDAERLSSQPISNMQSNPVFSQSYQLPSSQHIPLSSSQQPIHISNSQPIPLTLPNTQPFQVSNTQPVFLYYPTQSYQNAANIATPINQASTAVAQAVQTTTNNNNNNNNAQEHHPQLMPAPMVYSYANTNMNVDTDNRNNNIPIQSQNQLRNFRKIERIPQNNYNHAGISSPHKDIPTNEFYKYVNTNNNTNNMNTISKNGIENTEQDINSEALLRKKLFIWCLIRCSKKYKIKKLKNKKNAINSKVFSILKEFVKKVRLPPPSSTVDDTSINIDWKLDSIKERESRNFDGSTDSDLDADKSFNEVFGDTTIDESLAQKISSIQPTAANSKFNAENYTTLSANIVPNKRNFSNRKQLEFLSSKIEYLNKELNEWTNFLKPDNFNKIINVYSTKDFKINKRDNERVYLRQQEEIKFNESVLNIKQKFNSFEKESVQLNKFSKLLDKITKYKIELINDRVILENHKKFITRNNQVNSKKLLQVIANIAI
- the TBLA0D04520 gene encoding trafficking protein particle complex subunit 2 (similar to Saccharomyces cerevisiae TRS20 (YBR254C); ancestral locus Anc_7.176), whose amino-acid sequence is MSTYFVIIGHNDTPLYEVHLGSPIDIENSNTNTSSNGANLNNLSIASSGTTSGNLLNDPLNMSPFIAHAALDIVSDTEWGGGAAANSNTSQGFGALLLRGNASNNSNSNNSGGANGPDNLFLGCVDHFYGSQVTAYVTYQGARLITVHHTTPPDNAQLKSFYIGVHELFIKTLMNPFYKMDQAINSEVFDKKVKDLAQKYLLK
- the TBLA0D04530 gene encoding uncharacterized protein (Ty like retrotransposon), producing MMTNIAKLHVKDTSKDTTYIRPFSTKFDYDLFRSFLALSAKLGFHINHLQFTDPCHDAVLRSTDEIYVKQPPLFNSSTYPNHVWKLKKPIPGLRIIPLRWAETIKETLIYLGFKEATATRFFFKHIPNDIILAFPYGENVLFASSETSILTELKKKLKKRFSYKDQGELKKIFDLNIMNKPKHYISITCDDYVSTLIEHFDMTVEKPILKPLPSKFDFTDNSSPYLEKNTEYHIVLGYLTHISDIARPDILSYVNLLSKYAKKPRAIHFNATLQLLGYVFTTRNLSIRYTYKSPDTIKLYSSGSEILALNKTSFTYSNMILLGDSPISWYSKQISVFKCTSLPDAEIFAAGVAVREVDWLDYLIEEINYHSLGLMKKVSIMTNKPELRFKESNSYETFSYKVKVRYAIVQEALILKTIILINIPDSEHIAKILTDVIPYKKFLTLRKKILVKDSQNRPLYFMEDLSSEGLN